One Planctomycetota bacterium genomic window carries:
- a CDS encoding RtcB family protein, producing MTSRRASYNLWGSVGEDFDRASLDQLLRACGLPVAAAGALMPDAHVGYGLPIGGVLATRGVVIPYAVGVDIACRMKLTVLDLPVAHFEKERRREQLAGAIEERTRFGVGSEFEIPHEHPVLDLDWGVSHITKGMKDRARKQLGTSGSGNHFVEFGRLTVFEGGPRGVAQTWLGGSHARWDLAPGEYVALLSHSGSRGTGAQVCNHYSALARNLHPELEGEVGRLAWLDLASQAGQEYWAAMSLMGEYAAANHACIHRGIVAHLGVDVLAEVENHHNFAWKETHRIVGADGVAREEDVIVHRKGATPAGAGVMGVIPGSMAAPGFVVVGKGSEASLHSASHGAGRRLSRTKARERYRFSAVRGELAKRGVTLLSAGGDEAPGAYKDIERVMSMQRDLVEAVARFDPVIVKMAPDGEKPED from the coding sequence ATGACCAGCCGGCGCGCGTCGTACAACCTGTGGGGTTCGGTCGGCGAAGACTTCGACCGGGCGTCGCTGGACCAGCTGCTGCGCGCGTGCGGCCTGCCGGTGGCGGCCGCGGGGGCGTTGATGCCGGATGCGCATGTAGGGTATGGGCTGCCGATCGGGGGCGTGCTGGCGACGCGCGGCGTGGTGATCCCGTACGCGGTGGGCGTGGACATCGCGTGCCGCATGAAGCTGACGGTGCTCGACCTGCCGGTGGCGCACTTCGAGAAGGAGCGTCGGCGCGAGCAGTTGGCGGGGGCGATCGAGGAGCGGACGCGGTTCGGGGTGGGATCAGAGTTCGAGATCCCGCACGAGCACCCGGTGCTGGATCTCGATTGGGGCGTGTCGCACATCACCAAGGGCATGAAGGACCGGGCGCGCAAGCAGCTCGGCACGAGCGGGTCGGGGAATCACTTCGTGGAGTTCGGGCGGCTCACGGTGTTCGAGGGCGGGCCGCGGGGCGTGGCGCAGACGTGGCTGGGCGGCTCGCACGCGCGGTGGGACCTTGCGCCGGGCGAGTACGTGGCGCTGCTGAGCCACTCGGGCTCGCGCGGCACGGGCGCGCAGGTGTGCAACCACTATTCGGCGCTGGCGCGGAACCTGCACCCGGAGCTCGAGGGCGAGGTGGGGCGCCTGGCATGGCTGGACCTGGCGAGCCAGGCCGGGCAGGAGTACTGGGCGGCGATGAGCCTGATGGGCGAGTACGCGGCGGCGAACCACGCGTGCATTCATCGCGGGATCGTGGCGCACCTGGGCGTGGACGTGCTGGCGGAGGTGGAGAACCACCACAACTTCGCGTGGAAGGAGACGCACCGCATCGTGGGGGCCGACGGGGTGGCGCGCGAGGAAGACGTGATCGTGCATCGCAAGGGCGCGACGCCGGCGGGCGCGGGCGTCATGGGCGTGATCCCCGGGTCGATGGCGGCGCCGGGGTTCGTTGTGGTGGGCAAGGGGAGCGAGGCGTCGCTGCACTCGGCGAGCCACGGCGCGGGGCGGCGGCTGTCGCGCACGAAGGCGCGCGAGCGGTACCGGTTCTCGGCGGTCCGGGGCGAGTTGGCGAAGCGCGGCGTGACGCTGCTCTCGGCCGGGGGCGACGAGGCGCCGGGCGCGTACAAGGACATCGAGCGGGTGATGTCGATGCAGCGCGACCTGGTGGAGGCTGTCGCGCGGTTCGACCCGGTGATCGTGAAGATGGCGCCGGACGGGGAGAAGCCCGAGGATTAG
- a CDS encoding DUF1634 domain-containing protein translates to MTRPPRSTSLPPDPAPPPNPAPQRRLEARLANILTVATLLAASILLIGALLHLTRPDAARPSYAAFTPASPSTLRDLFAGLSRLDPRAIMQLGVVLLVLTPVARVITALVSFALRRDRLYVVVSLIVLGALLAGLLGVRV, encoded by the coding sequence ATGACCCGTCCGCCGCGCTCCACGTCGCTCCCGCCCGACCCCGCGCCCCCGCCGAACCCCGCGCCGCAGCGCCGGCTGGAAGCCCGCCTCGCGAACATCCTCACCGTCGCCACGCTCCTGGCCGCGTCGATCCTGCTCATCGGCGCGCTGCTGCACCTCACGCGCCCCGACGCCGCCCGGCCCTCCTACGCGGCCTTCACGCCCGCGTCGCCCTCGACGCTGCGCGATCTCTTCGCGGGCCTCTCGCGCCTCGACCCCCGCGCGATCATGCAACTGGGCGTCGTGCTGCTGGTGCTGACGCCCGTCGCGCGCGTCATCACCGCGCTCGTGTCGTTCGCGCTGCGGCGCGATCGGCTCTACGTCGTGGTCTCGCTCATCGTGCTGGGCGCCCTGCTCGCCGGGCTGCTGGGCGTGCGCGTCTAG
- a CDS encoding sulfite exporter TauE/SafE family protein, whose amino-acid sequence MDPALFTFVLLLSAAGAGLLGSLTGLGGGVVLVPLLVLVFGVDLKYAVGASLIVVIATSSGAAAAFMREGFTNLRVAMLLQVATVLGAIAGAAIAGVLPRAGVAIIFALVAMYSAWGAIRTPPPPVDLSLPPDPLSRRLGLESTYPGPAGPIAYRACRVPLGFGIMILAGMLSAVVGIGGGVLKVLAMDRAMRLPYKVSTTTSNFMIGVTAAASAGIYFQRGQIEPALCAPVALGALAGALAGARVLPRIHVRTLRFIFAGIVTLAGVEMLRRALTGGFA is encoded by the coding sequence ATCGATCCCGCGCTCTTCACCTTCGTTCTGCTCCTGAGCGCCGCCGGCGCGGGGCTTCTCGGCTCGCTCACAGGCCTGGGCGGGGGCGTGGTCCTCGTGCCCCTGCTGGTGCTCGTCTTCGGGGTCGATCTCAAGTACGCCGTGGGCGCCTCGCTCATCGTGGTCATCGCCACCAGTTCCGGCGCCGCCGCCGCGTTCATGCGCGAGGGCTTCACCAACCTCCGCGTCGCGATGCTCCTGCAGGTCGCGACGGTGCTGGGGGCGATCGCCGGCGCCGCCATCGCCGGCGTGCTCCCGCGCGCGGGCGTCGCGATCATCTTCGCCCTCGTCGCCATGTACTCCGCGTGGGGCGCGATCCGCACGCCCCCGCCCCCGGTCGATCTCAGCCTGCCGCCCGACCCCCTCTCCCGCCGCCTGGGCTTGGAGTCCACGTACCCCGGGCCCGCGGGGCCGATCGCCTACCGCGCGTGCCGCGTGCCTCTCGGCTTCGGCATCATGATCCTCGCCGGCATGCTCTCCGCCGTCGTGGGCATCGGCGGGGGCGTGCTCAAGGTCCTCGCCATGGACCGCGCGATGCGCCTGCCGTACAAGGTGTCGACCACCACGAGCAACTTCATGATCGGCGTCACCGCCGCGGCGTCCGCGGGCATCTACTTTCAGCGGGGCCAGATCGAGCCCGCCCTGTGCGCTCCCGTCGCGCTGGGCGCGCTCGCCGGTGCGCTCGCCGGCGCACGCGTGCTTCCCCGGATCCACGTCCGCACGCTGCGGTTCATCTTCGCGGGCATCGTGACGCTCGCGGGCGTCGAGATGCTCCGCCGCGCCCTCACGGGGGGCTTCGCATGA
- a CDS encoding GxxExxY protein, which produces MSNDNQRDDYRPYGGRPPRGGPGGPGGHGGGYGGGPRERRGVPLSELDPTTTEASRKVIGAAIEVHRALGPGFPREVYANALKVELDALGVKHETGRKIPVRYKDKPIGEITTDLYVENRFIVTVMGVAGMVGTPERLALRAQLKAADFELGLIINFGDRRLKDGLVRVVNIDKIRAEKGLGEGDDFDDAGSTHDFEN; this is translated from the coding sequence ATGTCGAACGACAATCAGCGCGATGATTACCGGCCGTACGGGGGCAGACCGCCCCGGGGCGGGCCGGGCGGGCCGGGCGGGCACGGCGGCGGGTATGGCGGGGGCCCGCGCGAGCGGCGCGGCGTGCCGCTGTCGGAACTGGACCCAACGACGACCGAGGCGTCGCGGAAGGTTATCGGAGCGGCGATCGAGGTGCATCGGGCGCTGGGGCCGGGGTTCCCGCGCGAGGTGTACGCGAACGCGCTGAAGGTGGAGCTCGACGCCTTGGGCGTGAAGCACGAGACGGGGCGGAAGATCCCCGTGCGCTACAAGGACAAGCCGATCGGAGAGATCACGACGGACCTGTACGTCGAGAACCGGTTCATCGTGACGGTGATGGGCGTGGCGGGGATGGTCGGCACGCCGGAGCGGCTGGCGCTGCGGGCGCAGCTCAAGGCGGCGGACTTCGAACTCGGGCTGATCATCAACTTCGGCGACCGGCGCCTGAAGGACGGGCTGGTGCGGGTGGTGAACATCGACAAGATCCGGGCCGAAAAGGGCCTGGGCGAGGGCGATGATTTCGACGACGCGGGCTCGACGCACGACTTTGAGAACTAG
- a CDS encoding EF-hand domain-containing protein, which produces MNRVRWHNVVFRNLTTDAEHALLDSRAVISGFSMLVERPTAGHRDATPQPPALALLFVVTTRDTNRNGVLDAGDLQSLILTGPTGENPRVITPDGTVMTNVQFYAPARKLLIELRRDTDDDGVVNYDDEPAQYICDVPGGTARPLISSDTASRVRALLK; this is translated from the coding sequence GTGAACCGCGTCCGCTGGCACAACGTCGTCTTCCGTAACCTCACGACCGACGCCGAGCACGCCCTGCTCGACTCGCGCGCCGTGATCTCCGGGTTCTCGATGCTGGTGGAACGCCCGACCGCCGGGCACCGCGACGCTACGCCGCAGCCGCCCGCGCTCGCCCTGCTCTTCGTCGTCACCACGCGCGACACGAACCGCAACGGCGTGCTCGACGCCGGCGACCTCCAGTCGCTCATCCTCACCGGCCCCACGGGCGAGAACCCCCGCGTCATCACGCCCGACGGCACCGTCATGACCAACGTGCAGTTCTACGCCCCGGCGCGCAAGCTCCTGATCGAGCTCCGCCGCGACACCGACGACGACGGCGTCGTGAACTACGACGACGAGCCCGCGCAGTACATCTGCGACGTCCCGGGCGGCACCGCCCGGCCCCTTATCTCCTCCGACACCGCTTCCCGCGTTCGCGCCCTGCTGAAGTAA
- a CDS encoding glycine--tRNA ligase, whose translation MDAIMALCKRRGFIFQASDIYGGINGFWDYGPLGAQMKKNLRDAWWQDMIMNPCWGKKGPDGERVRCVPVETRIIQHPKVWEASGHVGGFNDPMVDDKETKQRFRADHLIGVYAREQSHASISIQTYYDIVDAALADQLLPARTFVGNVGEVYDQLSSDAKNKLLKPLRFIGGMGADREKIAAWGMALIDDQHKKELAAVVVAVPMAALKARSASMPSPFTGKAGHLTEPRQFNLMFSTYVGATASEDDKAYLRPETAQGIFVQFKNVIDSSRVKIPFGIGNTGTSFRNEVTPRNFTFRSREFEQAELEFFCHPDESQAWYAFWRDFRMEWWKSIGLGGDNLILREHAKDELSHYSCGTSDVEYRFPFTAPGFGELEGIAHRGNYDLTQHAKHSGAKLEYFDQERGELLPNGSRRGERYLPHCIEPAAGLDRGVLALLCEAYSVDPSRPSPELLKLHPRIAPIKAAVFPLVNKDGMPEVAERLYDELFAKFGRDGFIETDAKQSIGKRYARMDEAGCPFCLTIDGETLTNQTVTLRDRDTGSQQRIALDQVGAFLSEKLHLTHPFSRP comes from the coding sequence ATGGACGCCATCATGGCGCTGTGCAAACGCCGCGGCTTCATCTTCCAGGCCAGCGACATCTACGGCGGGATCAACGGGTTCTGGGATTACGGCCCGCTGGGCGCGCAGATGAAGAAGAACCTGCGCGACGCGTGGTGGCAGGACATGATCATGAACCCGTGCTGGGGCAAGAAGGGCCCCGACGGCGAACGCGTGCGCTGCGTGCCGGTGGAGACGCGGATCATCCAGCACCCCAAGGTGTGGGAGGCGAGCGGGCACGTGGGCGGGTTCAATGACCCGATGGTGGATGATAAAGAGACGAAGCAGCGGTTTCGGGCGGATCATCTGATCGGCGTGTACGCGCGCGAGCAGTCGCACGCGTCGATATCCATCCAGACGTATTACGACATTGTTGATGCAGCGCTGGCGGACCAACTCTTGCCCGCGCGGACGTTTGTCGGCAACGTGGGCGAGGTGTACGACCAGTTGTCGAGCGACGCGAAGAACAAGCTGCTCAAGCCATTGCGGTTCATCGGCGGGATGGGCGCCGATCGCGAGAAGATCGCGGCGTGGGGGATGGCTCTCATCGACGACCAGCATAAGAAGGAACTGGCCGCGGTCGTCGTCGCGGTGCCGATGGCGGCGCTGAAGGCTCGATCCGCGTCCATGCCCTCGCCGTTCACGGGAAAAGCCGGCCACCTGACCGAACCCCGTCAGTTCAATCTCATGTTCTCGACGTATGTCGGCGCGACGGCGAGCGAGGACGACAAGGCCTACCTCCGCCCCGAGACCGCACAAGGCATCTTCGTGCAGTTCAAGAACGTGATCGACTCGTCGCGCGTGAAGATCCCGTTCGGCATCGGCAACACGGGGACGAGTTTCCGCAACGAGGTCACTCCCCGCAACTTCACGTTCCGCTCGCGCGAGTTTGAGCAGGCGGAGCTCGAGTTCTTCTGCCATCCCGACGAGAGCCAGGCGTGGTACGCGTTCTGGCGTGATTTCCGCATGGAGTGGTGGAAGTCGATCGGGCTCGGGGGCGACAACCTGATCCTGCGCGAGCACGCGAAGGACGAACTCTCGCACTATTCGTGCGGGACGAGCGACGTGGAGTATCGCTTCCCGTTCACCGCGCCGGGGTTCGGCGAGCTCGAGGGGATCGCGCACCGGGGCAACTACGACCTCACGCAGCACGCCAAGCACTCGGGCGCGAAGCTCGAGTACTTCGACCAGGAGCGGGGCGAGCTGCTGCCCAACGGGTCACGCCGGGGCGAGCGGTATCTGCCGCACTGCATCGAGCCCGCGGCGGGGCTGGACCGGGGCGTGCTCGCGCTGCTGTGCGAGGCGTACAGCGTGGACCCGAGCCGCCCCAGCCCGGAACTGCTGAAACTGCACCCGCGGATCGCGCCGATCAAGGCGGCGGTCTTCCCGCTGGTGAACAAGGACGGGATGCCGGAGGTGGCGGAGCGGCTGTACGACGAGTTGTTCGCGAAGTTCGGCCGCGACGGGTTCATCGAGACCGACGCCAAGCAGAGCATCGGCAAGCGCTACGCCCGCATGGACGAGGCGGGCTGCCCGTTCTGCCTCACGATCGACGGCGAAACGCTGACGAACCAGACGGTGACGCTGCGCGATCGTGACACGGGGAGCCAGCAGCGCATCGCGCTCGACCAGGTCGGTGCGTTCCTGAGCGAGAAGCTGCACTTGACGCACCCTTTCTCACGCCCTTAG
- a CDS encoding methyltransferase — MGEAVRTALVDGARAPGVAGLLARGGELDAEAASESERSLLIRTGLARRKGGVLRALARADAWDGLLYLHDAAQGEEGRDTVYGVGPNTKALLRMTPRVPGERALDVGCGQGMCAFTSARHCAVSVGSDINRRAVHLARVGGALNGLTGAEFRAGALLQPVAGETFDLVTCNAPFVFSGTRSVHEGGAAGSGDDFTRALLEGLPSALREGGFAAVLCNWEHERADDWSGEMRALLEGGACDAWVVRLRTSTTAGVQERWFADARDPDVRDESADVESLRRWREHLHARERHLTMGFVFLRRRSGRTWFRADTQRLTPGDEPAGAQVEAVFRAETFVRSLADESVLDHVYEPACDRREREEERGMVITEHARGLRFSMAMEAPVRRVLGAFDGERTARRVLHDVFGDDGGPHAPRIVTELLRRGYIAASGRTGDGQASRAG; from the coding sequence GTGGGGGAGGCGGTACGCACGGCGCTGGTGGATGGGGCGCGGGCGCCCGGGGTGGCGGGGCTGCTGGCGCGCGGGGGGGAGTTGGACGCGGAGGCGGCGTCGGAGTCGGAGCGGTCGCTGCTGATCCGGACGGGGCTGGCACGCCGGAAAGGCGGCGTGCTCCGCGCGCTCGCGCGTGCGGACGCGTGGGACGGGCTGTTGTACCTGCACGACGCCGCGCAGGGCGAGGAGGGGCGCGACACGGTGTACGGCGTGGGGCCGAACACCAAGGCGCTGCTGCGGATGACGCCCCGGGTGCCGGGCGAGCGGGCGCTGGACGTCGGGTGCGGGCAGGGGATGTGCGCGTTCACGTCGGCGCGCCACTGCGCGGTGAGCGTGGGGAGCGACATCAACCGGCGGGCGGTGCACCTGGCGCGGGTGGGCGGGGCGCTGAACGGGCTGACGGGGGCGGAGTTCCGGGCGGGTGCGCTGCTGCAGCCGGTGGCGGGCGAGACGTTCGACCTGGTGACGTGCAACGCGCCGTTCGTGTTCAGCGGGACGCGTTCGGTGCACGAGGGCGGTGCCGCGGGAAGCGGCGATGACTTCACGCGGGCGCTGCTCGAGGGGCTCCCGTCGGCGCTGCGCGAGGGCGGGTTCGCGGCGGTGCTGTGCAACTGGGAGCACGAGAGGGCGGACGACTGGTCCGGCGAGATGCGCGCGCTGCTGGAAGGCGGGGCGTGCGACGCGTGGGTGGTACGCCTGCGGACGAGCACGACGGCGGGCGTGCAGGAGCGGTGGTTCGCCGATGCGCGCGACCCGGACGTGCGCGATGAATCGGCGGACGTCGAGAGCCTCCGGCGCTGGCGCGAACACCTGCACGCGCGCGAGCGCCACCTCACCATGGGCTTCGTGTTCCTGCGTCGGCGGAGCGGGCGGACGTGGTTCCGCGCCGACACGCAGCGCCTGACGCCCGGCGACGAGCCGGCGGGCGCGCAGGTGGAGGCGGTGTTCAGGGCCGAGACGTTCGTGCGATCGCTCGCGGACGAGAGCGTGCTGGACCACGTGTACGAGCCCGCGTGCGACCGGCGCGAGCGCGAGGAAGAGCGCGGGATGGTGATCACCGAGCACGCGCGCGGGCTGCGGTTCAGCATGGCGATGGAAGCGCCCGTCCGCCGCGTGCTGGGGGCGTTCGACGGGGAGCGGACCGCGCGACGGGTGCTGCACGACGTGTTCGGCGACGACGGCGGCCCGCACGCGCCCAGAATTGTGACGGAGCTGCTCC
- a CDS encoding beta-ketoacyl-[acyl-carrier-protein] synthase family protein produces the protein MNVRTRRVVITGMGWVTPLGHEVEGVWRRLLAGEAAFGPVTRFDASTFATNFAAEVKGFSLDAHLADASAHAGSGRSTMFALAAAAQAWRQSGLRDVSPRRVGMYLGAGEGSLDFGNFVATNLAAYDPATRALSDAGWARAALRLMRARTELEQEPNATLAHLAMEFPIRGPSFNCMTACAASTQAVGEAFEIIRRGDADVMLGGGTHSMIHPLGMTGFIRLTAMSTRRDDPMHASRPFSADRDGFVMGEGCGMLVLEELSHARARGATPLAEIAGYGSSADAFRITDIQPDGKGAVSAMVQACRQAGINPREPGEDGRPQVHYVSAHGTGTQENDRIETIAVKSLFGPLAGAVPFSSVKSQFGHLIQAAGAVELITCVQAIRTGWIPGTMNLHAPDPECDLDYVANAARDLGPAGGVDVCLSNSFGFGGQNNTLCVRRFRD, from the coding sequence ATGAACGTGCGCACGCGACGGGTCGTCATCACGGGGATGGGATGGGTCACGCCTCTCGGGCACGAGGTCGAGGGGGTGTGGCGCCGGCTGCTGGCGGGCGAGGCGGCGTTCGGGCCGGTGACGCGGTTCGACGCCTCGACCTTCGCGACGAACTTCGCCGCGGAGGTGAAGGGGTTCTCGCTGGACGCCCACCTGGCGGACGCGTCCGCGCACGCGGGCTCGGGGCGTTCGACGATGTTCGCGCTGGCGGCGGCGGCGCAGGCGTGGCGCCAGAGCGGGCTGCGCGACGTGTCGCCCCGGCGGGTGGGCATGTACCTTGGCGCGGGCGAGGGGTCGCTGGACTTCGGGAACTTCGTCGCGACGAACCTGGCGGCGTACGACCCGGCGACGCGGGCGCTGTCGGACGCGGGCTGGGCCCGGGCCGCCCTGCGCCTGATGCGCGCGCGGACCGAGCTGGAGCAGGAGCCCAACGCGACGCTGGCGCACCTAGCGATGGAGTTCCCGATCCGCGGGCCGAGCTTCAACTGCATGACGGCGTGCGCGGCGAGCACGCAGGCGGTGGGCGAGGCGTTCGAGATCATCCGTCGTGGCGACGCGGACGTGATGCTGGGCGGGGGCACGCACAGCATGATCCACCCGCTGGGGATGACGGGGTTCATCCGGCTGACGGCGATGTCGACGCGTCGGGACGACCCGATGCACGCGTCGCGCCCGTTCTCGGCGGATCGCGACGGGTTCGTGATGGGCGAAGGGTGCGGGATGCTGGTGCTGGAGGAGCTGTCGCACGCGCGGGCGCGGGGCGCGACGCCGCTGGCGGAGATCGCGGGGTACGGGTCGTCGGCGGACGCGTTCCGCATCACGGACATCCAGCCGGACGGGAAGGGGGCGGTGTCGGCGATGGTGCAGGCATGCCGCCAGGCGGGGATCAACCCGCGCGAGCCGGGCGAGGACGGGCGGCCGCAGGTGCACTATGTCTCGGCGCACGGGACGGGGACGCAGGAGAACGATCGGATCGAGACGATCGCGGTGAAGTCGCTCTTCGGCCCGCTCGCCGGAGCGGTGCCGTTCAGCAGCGTGAAGAGCCAGTTCGGGCACCTGATCCAGGCGGCGGGCGCGGTGGAGTTGATCACGTGCGTGCAGGCGATCCGCACGGGGTGGATCCCCGGGACGATGAACCTGCACGCGCCCGACCCCGAGTGCGACCTGGACTACGTGGCGAACGCCGCGCGCGACCTGGGCCCGGCGGGCGGGGTCGACGTGTGCCTCTCGAACAGCTTCGGCTTCGGCGGGCAGAACAACACGCTGTGCGTGCGCCGGTTCCGCGACTAG